In the Rubripirellula tenax genome, one interval contains:
- a CDS encoding hybrid sensor histidine kinase/response regulator: MDSDASELLQSRSTYQALVNTLPLSLLIKDSEGRRLFANKAYLDFRQTTLIEIEGKTDADLFPPDIARQYLADDLAVMASGKPLHNVELTTNTKGNRSWIERIKTPICDQDGQAIGIQVMFWDVTDRIVAEQELRKEKALLTTLLKYIPDSIYFKDCESRFVRISEAMAQKLGIESAQAAVGLTDADIFTGLHAEQAREDEVRIMETRVPLVDRVERETWPGHEDTWCMSTKMPMIDDQDQITGTFGISRDITDLKASQEALEKALKAADQANRAKSDFLANMSHEIRTPMNAIIGISELLSQTQLTSEQIDYNELVRDSADSLLRLLNDILDFSKIEARKLELESIPFSIRDLVEKTGRTLALRANEKGLELACRVASDVPDRMIGDPGRIRQILINLIGNAIKFTDEGEIVVEVSKGISDDVTPHLSSETMPALIPVHFKVSDSGVGIPLDKQAAVLEAFTQADTSTTRRFGGTGLGLAITKQLVELMGGHLALESEVGKGTSFFFTALLPKGPSSEVSPQIRLKNLVDLPVLVVDDNETNRRILKEIFLSWQLSPTLVDGGAAAIDQLQKARDQGKPFSMVILDCMMPEMDGFQLAEKIQSLGEGPAPKLIILSSADRQEDIDRCGELGISRYLIKPVVQSELLDTVLHVMNVESPHSVVATEAPVECAPLRVLVAEDGLANQHVAIGLLKAAGHQAVVASDGRETIARWKAEPFDLILMDMHMPVMDGIEATMHIRAAEGSSGKHIPIIALTAAAMKEDAKACLDAGMDAHLPKPIHPRRLQETLAQFAPEETCLSGMSDSTTYSTGASKFNTGSTTSGGSGSRTTTRWDSVAETTDGTIDLRAAAIRVPGGLQGVRRLAEVFIPECESILETLANEVPDGDAMLIRRAAHTLKGSSNLFYAKRVSELASQLEELSIADSLATSPMILESLSEEVNRMLRALNNFLDLTAE; this comes from the coding sequence ATGGATTCGGACGCCTCCGAACTGTTGCAATCGCGTTCGACCTATCAAGCGCTGGTCAACACGTTGCCGCTTAGCCTTTTGATCAAGGACTCCGAAGGCCGGCGGCTGTTTGCCAACAAGGCGTATTTGGATTTTCGCCAAACGACGCTGATAGAAATCGAAGGCAAAACGGACGCTGATCTTTTCCCGCCCGACATCGCTCGCCAGTACTTGGCGGATGATCTGGCGGTCATGGCCAGCGGAAAACCGCTGCACAACGTCGAATTGACGACGAATACCAAAGGCAATCGATCCTGGATCGAACGGATCAAGACGCCCATTTGTGATCAAGATGGGCAAGCGATCGGTATTCAAGTGATGTTCTGGGATGTCACCGATCGTATCGTCGCCGAACAAGAGTTGCGAAAGGAGAAAGCGTTACTGACGACACTTTTGAAATACATTCCCGATTCGATCTATTTCAAGGACTGCGAAAGTCGCTTCGTTCGCATCAGCGAAGCGATGGCCCAAAAGCTTGGCATCGAGAGTGCGCAGGCGGCGGTCGGCCTTACCGATGCGGACATATTCACGGGCCTACACGCAGAACAAGCGCGAGAAGACGAAGTCAGGATCATGGAAACGCGTGTTCCGCTGGTCGATCGCGTGGAACGCGAAACGTGGCCGGGCCATGAAGACACTTGGTGCATGTCGACGAAGATGCCGATGATCGACGATCAAGATCAGATCACGGGCACCTTCGGGATTTCACGAGACATCACCGACTTGAAGGCTTCGCAAGAGGCCTTGGAAAAGGCGCTCAAAGCAGCTGACCAAGCGAACCGTGCCAAGAGCGATTTCTTGGCAAACATGAGCCACGAGATTCGCACGCCCATGAACGCGATCATCGGCATCTCGGAACTGTTATCGCAAACGCAACTGACATCAGAGCAAATCGACTACAACGAACTGGTTCGCGATTCGGCCGACTCGCTGCTGCGGCTGCTGAACGACATTCTCGATTTTTCGAAAATCGAAGCCCGCAAACTAGAACTGGAATCGATCCCGTTCTCGATTCGAGATCTGGTCGAAAAAACGGGTCGCACGCTGGCTCTTCGTGCGAATGAAAAAGGACTGGAACTGGCATGTCGCGTTGCGTCGGACGTGCCCGACCGGATGATCGGCGATCCCGGTCGCATCCGACAGATCCTGATCAACTTGATTGGAAACGCGATCAAGTTTACCGACGAAGGCGAAATCGTTGTCGAAGTCAGTAAAGGGATCAGCGATGACGTGACCCCACATCTGTCTTCCGAAACGATGCCGGCATTGATCCCGGTCCATTTCAAAGTCAGCGACAGTGGTGTGGGCATCCCGCTTGATAAGCAGGCGGCGGTTTTGGAAGCGTTCACTCAAGCCGATACTTCGACAACCCGGCGTTTTGGCGGCACAGGGTTGGGACTTGCCATCACCAAGCAATTGGTCGAATTGATGGGCGGCCATTTGGCATTGGAATCCGAAGTTGGCAAAGGCACGTCCTTCTTTTTTACAGCCCTGTTGCCCAAGGGACCGTCGAGTGAAGTCAGCCCGCAGATCCGGCTGAAAAACTTGGTCGACCTACCCGTCCTGGTCGTCGATGACAACGAAACCAATCGTCGGATCTTGAAAGAGATCTTTTTGTCGTGGCAACTCTCGCCAACCTTGGTCGATGGCGGTGCCGCAGCAATCGACCAACTTCAAAAAGCCAGGGATCAAGGCAAACCGTTTTCGATGGTCATCCTGGATTGCATGATGCCCGAAATGGATGGGTTTCAGTTGGCCGAAAAGATCCAATCACTCGGCGAGGGCCCGGCCCCGAAGTTGATCATTTTGTCATCGGCTGATCGCCAAGAAGACATTGACCGTTGCGGCGAATTGGGGATTTCTCGCTATTTGATCAAGCCGGTGGTTCAGTCTGAGTTGCTGGATACGGTTCTGCACGTGATGAACGTGGAAAGTCCCCATTCCGTCGTCGCCACCGAGGCGCCCGTCGAATGCGCGCCGCTTCGCGTTTTGGTGGCCGAGGACGGGCTCGCCAATCAACATGTTGCGATCGGATTGTTGAAAGCCGCCGGTCATCAAGCGGTTGTCGCCAGCGACGGTCGCGAGACGATCGCACGATGGAAGGCCGAGCCATTCGATTTGATCCTGATGGACATGCACATGCCAGTCATGGACGGCATCGAAGCGACCATGCACATTCGAGCGGCTGAAGGCTCCTCCGGCAAGCACATTCCCATTATCGCATTGACCGCTGCGGCGATGAAAGAAGACGCCAAGGCATGCTTGGACGCTGGCATGGACGCGCATTTGCCAAAGCCGATCCATCCACGACGTTTGCAAGAAACACTTGCTCAATTCGCGCCGGAGGAAACCTGCTTGTCGGGAATGTCAGATTCGACCACTTATTCGACCGGTGCATCCAAGTTCAATACGGGATCCACAACCAGCGGCGGAAGCGGCAGCCGAACGACGACACGATGGGACTCCGTTGCCGAGACGACTGACGGAACGATTGACTTACGCGCCGCAGCCATTCGCGTGCCCGGTGGATTGCAAGGTGTGCGTCGGTTGGCAGAAGTCTTTATTCCGGAATGCGAATCCATTTTGGAGACGCTTGCCAACGAAGTTCCCGATGGCGACGCGATGCTGATTCGTCGAGCGGCGCATACGCTCAAAGGATCTTCGAATCTGTTTTACGCCAAGCGTGTTTCAGAGCTTGCGTCGCAGTTGGAAGAACTCTCCATCGCTGATTCACTGGCGACGTCACCGATGATCCTGGAATCGCTGAGCGAAGAAGTCAACAGAATGCTGAGGGCGTTGAACAATTTCTTAGATCTGACAGCTGAGTAA
- a CDS encoding ATP-binding response regulator has product MARVLLVEDSPTQAVEMRMLLEQASHAVIHVANGRLALSALDEHIFDVVITDLEMPELNGLELVKAMSLDYEHVPSILVTARGSEELASKALQKGAAGYVPKNHLESLLNDTIVEVLGVIRTDASFAKLISTLQKNSFDFKMPNDASLIAPTIALLIQVASGMDLLSGSDMVRFGMAVEHAMLNAMYRGNLQLGPSVTPPHRAIIYDDATSDLIETRKNTAPYKDRLVFVEATASKAEIRVVVRDQGRGFNTSDLPGREDAQVLDTESGRGLVLMRSFTDELIFNESGNEVTMIKRCS; this is encoded by the coding sequence ATGGCGCGCGTACTACTGGTCGAAGACTCGCCTACTCAAGCCGTCGAAATGCGGATGTTGTTGGAACAGGCGTCGCATGCCGTCATCCATGTGGCGAATGGCCGTTTGGCGCTAAGTGCTCTAGACGAACACATTTTCGATGTTGTCATCACCGACCTGGAAATGCCTGAGCTGAATGGCCTAGAACTCGTTAAAGCGATGAGCCTGGACTACGAACACGTTCCTTCGATTTTGGTGACGGCGAGAGGCAGCGAAGAGTTGGCATCGAAAGCGCTGCAGAAAGGGGCCGCAGGTTACGTCCCTAAAAATCACCTCGAATCGCTTCTGAACGACACGATCGTTGAAGTGCTGGGTGTGATCCGAACCGACGCCAGCTTTGCGAAGTTGATTTCAACGCTCCAGAAGAACTCTTTCGATTTCAAGATGCCCAACGATGCGTCATTGATCGCTCCGACCATTGCGTTGTTGATCCAAGTTGCGTCGGGGATGGATTTGCTTTCCGGCAGCGACATGGTTCGGTTTGGAATGGCCGTCGAGCATGCCATGCTCAACGCCATGTACCGAGGCAACTTGCAACTCGGCCCGTCCGTCACACCGCCGCACCGTGCGATCATTTACGATGACGCAACGTCGGACCTGATCGAAACACGAAAGAACACCGCCCCGTACAAAGATCGATTGGTCTTCGTGGAAGCCACCGCTTCCAAGGCAGAAATTCGCGTCGTCGTGCGTGACCAAGGTCGCGGCTTCAACACGTCGGATTTGCCAGGCCGCGAAGATGCGCAAGTCCTGGACACCGAGTCGGGCCGTGGGCTAGTTCTGATGAGAAGTTTCACGGACGAATTGATCTTCAATGAGTCCGGCAACGAAGTCACGATGATCAAACGTTGCAGCTAA
- a CDS encoding M42 family metallopeptidase, which translates to MEANARTFLEQAITTPSPSGFEERIQKLIAEYIGDSADEVRIDLHGNLIASAGDTTGPRLMYAGHCDQIGMLISYIDDSGFVYAQTIGGWDPQQLIGQSMTIWTDAGPVPAVISRKPIHLLNSSEREQVVKIDDMWLDIGATDKADAETIISVGDPVTLELKFRDLRHNRISGPGMDNKTGMWTVVEALRRAAIAAKKQPLRCHLHTVTTVQEEIGLRGAKTAAGSIHPTVAIAVDVTHASDCPTIDKQKQGDIRVGSGPVIFRGPNINHKVADRLIELCGAHSIPFQLAAIGRAASNDANALQVHGGGVATGLVAIPNRYMHSAVEVVSTLDIDHAAELLCQFALSLSGEDDFTPGL; encoded by the coding sequence ATGGAAGCCAACGCACGAACTTTTCTTGAACAGGCCATCACGACGCCAAGCCCTTCCGGATTCGAAGAACGCATTCAAAAATTGATTGCCGAATACATCGGCGACTCTGCTGATGAAGTTCGCATCGACTTGCACGGCAACTTGATTGCCAGCGCCGGCGACACAACTGGCCCGCGGTTGATGTACGCAGGTCACTGTGATCAGATCGGGATGTTGATTTCGTACATTGACGATTCCGGTTTTGTGTACGCGCAAACCATTGGCGGCTGGGACCCCCAGCAATTGATCGGCCAATCGATGACGATCTGGACGGATGCTGGTCCCGTGCCGGCGGTGATCAGCCGCAAACCGATTCATTTGCTGAACTCGTCGGAACGGGAACAAGTCGTCAAGATCGATGACATGTGGTTGGACATCGGCGCCACCGACAAAGCAGATGCCGAAACGATTATTTCGGTGGGTGATCCGGTCACCTTGGAACTTAAGTTTCGCGACCTGCGTCACAATCGAATCAGCGGCCCCGGCATGGACAACAAGACGGGCATGTGGACGGTCGTCGAAGCGCTGCGTCGCGCTGCGATCGCAGCGAAGAAACAACCCCTACGATGTCACTTACACACGGTCACGACCGTGCAAGAAGAAATTGGTTTGCGGGGTGCCAAAACGGCGGCGGGCAGCATCCATCCGACGGTTGCGATTGCGGTCGACGTGACCCACGCGTCGGACTGTCCCACGATCGACAAGCAAAAACAGGGCGACATCCGTGTCGGTAGCGGTCCCGTCATCTTTCGTGGGCCTAACATCAATCACAAAGTTGCGGATCGGCTGATCGAGCTGTGTGGGGCTCATTCGATCCCCTTTCAATTGGCAGCGATTGGTCGTGCGGCCTCCAACGACGCCAACGCGTTACAGGTCCACGGTGGCGGAGTAGCGACCGGCTTGGTGGCGATCCCCAATCGCTACATGCACTCGGCCGTCGAGGTGGTTTCGACATTGGACATCGACCATGCTGCGGAACTGTTGTGCCAGTTTGCATTGTCGCTTTCAGGCGAAGACGATTTCACGCCCGGGCTTTAA
- a CDS encoding helix-turn-helix domain-containing protein, with translation MKVFTTGQVAKICKVAPRTVSKWFDSGRLKGYRIPGSQDRRIPREYLIKFLKEHGMPLGDLEDEAMAKCLIVAQDQVLIENLKRELPPEKAFKVAVAASGFEAGIQAESFNPDCIIVDFSIGKIEAVQICQNLRKNIDFTDIILIALLPDDGQPMSFDRSSINETFKKPFDAHLLAERLRTLVGAKKELV, from the coding sequence ATGAAGGTCTTCACAACTGGACAGGTCGCTAAGATCTGTAAAGTAGCACCCCGGACCGTATCGAAATGGTTCGACTCGGGGCGTTTGAAAGGCTATCGAATTCCTGGATCACAGGATCGCCGCATTCCACGAGAATACTTGATCAAGTTTCTCAAGGAGCACGGTATGCCCCTTGGCGACTTGGAAGACGAAGCGATGGCAAAGTGCCTGATCGTCGCCCAAGACCAGGTGCTGATTGAGAACTTGAAGCGTGAACTTCCGCCCGAGAAAGCGTTCAAAGTGGCAGTCGCCGCGAGCGGTTTCGAGGCTGGAATTCAAGCGGAAAGCTTCAATCCGGATTGCATCATCGTTGACTTTTCGATTGGCAAGATCGAAGCAGTTCAAATCTGCCAGAACTTGCGCAAGAACATCGATTTCACCGATATCATCCTGATTGCTCTGTTGCCCGATGACGGACAACCGATGAGCTTTGACCGAAGCAGCATCAACGAGACGTTCAAGAAGCCGTTCGACGCCCACTTGTTGGCCGAACGCTTGCGAACACTCGTCGGTGCGAAAAAAGAATTGGTTTAG